In Synechococcus sp. KORDI-52, one genomic interval encodes:
- a CDS encoding HEAT repeat domain-containing protein: MTSKALDQALQTLERATSTPELVKATQALCALNDLEAAKPLVRVLGFNNPAVAAVATQGLIQLGRDIVPILLVSLDARNYGARAWVVKVIAALRDPRGLDLLEHALQADIAPSVRRSATRGLADLELSEDAAHDQLERCFEGLLKAMRDDEWVVRYAAAYGLEQRLNSAALSAQLAEQGRTALNQLASDTEGVRVVQLRAQKALQRLNAG; the protein is encoded by the coding sequence ATGACCAGCAAAGCATTGGACCAGGCGCTTCAGACGCTCGAGCGGGCCACCAGCACTCCTGAGCTGGTCAAAGCCACGCAAGCCCTTTGTGCACTGAACGACCTTGAGGCCGCCAAACCGCTCGTGAGGGTGCTGGGGTTCAACAATCCAGCGGTGGCAGCCGTCGCAACACAGGGGCTGATTCAACTGGGTCGGGACATCGTTCCCATCCTTCTGGTGAGCCTGGATGCCCGCAATTACGGCGCACGAGCCTGGGTGGTGAAGGTGATTGCCGCCTTGCGGGATCCACGGGGGCTTGACCTGCTGGAGCATGCCCTTCAGGCCGATATCGCTCCGAGCGTGCGGCGCTCCGCAACCCGCGGCCTGGCGGACTTGGAGCTCAGTGAAGACGCAGCGCACGATCAGCTTGAGCGCTGTTTCGAGGGACTGCTCAAAGCCATGCGAGACGACGAGTGGGTGGTGCGTTACGCAGCGGCCTACGGCCTCGAGCAACGCTTGAACAGCGCAGCTTTGTCCGCGCAACTTGCCGAACAGGGCCGGACCGCACTGAACCAGCTCGCATCCGATACGGAGGGTGTCAGGGTGGTGCAGCTGCGGGCCCAGAAAGCCCTCCAACGCCTCAACGCCGGATGA
- a CDS encoding low molecular weight protein-tyrosine-phosphatase: protein MTQKLLFVCLGNICRSPAAEGVFLHLLEERGLIDQFVVDSAGTGGWHVGNPADRRMQAAANRRGINLPSRARQISLDDFSSFDLVLTMDDDNLAAVQGLAREAGPRATANIKPMLSYTRGFSETEVPDPYYGGEAGFEHVLDLLEDACANLLDELSPQA from the coding sequence ATGACCCAGAAACTGTTGTTCGTCTGCCTTGGCAACATCTGCCGCTCACCAGCAGCCGAAGGCGTCTTCCTGCATCTGCTCGAAGAGCGCGGCCTCATTGACCAGTTCGTGGTGGATTCCGCCGGAACGGGCGGATGGCATGTGGGCAATCCGGCAGACCGACGCATGCAGGCTGCCGCCAACCGCCGCGGCATCAACCTCCCCAGCCGCGCACGACAGATCAGCCTCGACGATTTCTCGAGTTTCGATCTGGTGCTGACCATGGACGACGACAATCTCGCGGCCGTCCAGGGACTGGCTCGCGAAGCCGGGCCAAGAGCAACGGCCAACATCAAGCCCATGCTTAGCTACACCCGGGGGTTCTCGGAAACGGAGGTGCCGGATCCCTATTACGGGGGCGAGGCGGGCTTCGAGCATGTGCTCGACCTGCTCGAGGATGCCTGCGCCAACCTGCTCGACGAGCTCAGCCCGCAGGCGTAG
- a CDS encoding bifunctional pantoate--beta-alanine ligase/(d)CMP kinase: MSCVVLSTQAELDSFRANLLGPLQFVPTMGGLHRGHGELIRRASEQGPVLVSVFVNPLQFGPAEDFDRYPRTLEADRDLAKRSGAHALWAPSVDAIYPSGLLSAVSHSASAELQAHLCGASRPGHFDGVVTVVARLLQLVEPSCLWLGEKDWQQLVILRRLVADLDLDVAVRGVATVREPDGLALSSRNQYLSSADRARAAALPAALRHVDSNDPEASVRRSLGEAGLAVDYVERVDPFTLQPCGSETAISLLAAAARCGTTRLIDHVFLMTRQPLVAIDGPAGAGKSTVTRAFAERMGLVYLDTGAMYRSVTWLVQQNGVDPQDAVSIAPLLNDLDLQLRSLPGGGQQVLVNGQDVSDAIRSPDVTASVSAVAAHRCVRQALTAQQKAMGAKGGLVAEGRDIGTAVFPDADLKVFLTATVGERARRRALDLEQRGFPVPERSELEAQIAERDHLDSTREEAPLVQADDAVELVTDGMSIEAVIDALVGQFRSRVAEEAWSTPAG; this comes from the coding sequence CTGAGCTGCGTCGTTCTCTCCACCCAGGCCGAGCTGGACAGCTTCCGGGCCAACCTCCTTGGGCCGCTGCAATTCGTGCCCACCATGGGTGGGCTGCATCGGGGCCACGGTGAATTGATTCGCCGGGCCTCAGAACAGGGGCCTGTGTTGGTGAGTGTGTTCGTGAACCCACTCCAATTCGGGCCAGCTGAAGACTTTGATCGCTACCCGCGAACGCTCGAAGCAGATCGGGATTTAGCCAAACGCTCTGGCGCCCATGCCCTTTGGGCCCCAAGTGTCGACGCCATCTATCCAAGTGGACTCCTGTCAGCTGTGTCGCACTCAGCATCGGCAGAGCTGCAGGCGCACCTTTGCGGAGCTTCCCGTCCCGGTCACTTTGATGGTGTGGTCACGGTCGTGGCCCGACTGCTGCAGCTGGTGGAACCGTCCTGCCTCTGGCTGGGTGAAAAGGACTGGCAGCAGCTGGTGATCCTGCGCCGCTTGGTGGCCGACCTTGATCTGGACGTGGCGGTGCGGGGCGTTGCCACCGTTCGTGAACCCGACGGTCTGGCCCTGAGTTCCCGCAACCAATACCTCTCTTCTGCTGATCGGGCTCGAGCCGCTGCTCTGCCGGCGGCACTGCGCCATGTCGATTCAAACGATCCCGAGGCCTCGGTGCGCAGGAGTCTCGGTGAAGCAGGGCTGGCGGTGGACTATGTAGAGAGGGTCGACCCCTTCACGCTTCAGCCCTGTGGCTCTGAAACGGCCATCTCACTGTTGGCCGCGGCGGCTCGTTGCGGGACGACCCGTTTGATTGATCATGTGTTTCTGATGACCCGCCAGCCTCTCGTTGCCATCGATGGCCCTGCCGGTGCTGGCAAAAGCACCGTCACCCGGGCCTTTGCTGAGCGGATGGGGCTGGTTTACCTCGATACCGGCGCGATGTACCGGTCGGTGACCTGGTTGGTGCAACAGAACGGTGTGGACCCCCAGGATGCGGTGTCGATTGCACCGCTATTGAACGACCTCGACCTTCAGCTGCGGTCGTTGCCTGGTGGCGGCCAGCAGGTGTTGGTGAATGGGCAGGACGTGAGCGACGCGATTCGCTCGCCGGATGTCACAGCGTCGGTTTCGGCTGTGGCCGCCCACCGTTGCGTCAGGCAAGCGCTGACCGCTCAACAGAAAGCGATGGGTGCCAAGGGTGGCTTGGTGGCAGAAGGCCGCGACATCGGCACCGCTGTTTTCCCGGATGCTGATCTGAAGGTGTTCCTCACGGCCACGGTGGGCGAACGGGCCCGGCGCCGGGCTCTGGATCTGGAGCAGCGGGGCTTCCCGGTGCCTGAGCGATCTGAGCTCGAAGCGCAGATCGCCGAACGGGATCACCTCGACAGCACCCGTGAGGAGGCTCCTCTGGTGCAGGCGGACGATGCCGTGGAGCTCGTGACCGATGGCATGAGCATTGAGGCTGTGATCGATGCCCTGGTGGGGCAGTTTCGTTCTCGGGTGGCCGAAGAAGCCTGGTCTACGCCTGCGGGCTGA
- a CDS encoding septal ring lytic transglycosylase RlpA family protein encodes MRVLLGLATLSAAISGAAALLPVVASDFLSVDGAEALDPLDLVLEPQVSELQATLSPAQVKPVVAPPAAELPKPKLKVVPEVVKVITGEASWYGPGFYGNRTANGEVYRRGTMTAAHRTLPFGTKVRVTNLWNGRTAVIRINDRGPFIDHRVIDLGHGAAADLGLTASGIAQVKLEVLR; translated from the coding sequence ATGCGAGTTCTTCTTGGGCTGGCCACGCTCTCAGCAGCGATTTCAGGGGCAGCGGCTCTCCTGCCTGTCGTGGCCAGCGATTTTCTGTCTGTTGATGGTGCCGAAGCGCTTGATCCCCTCGATCTGGTCCTTGAGCCCCAAGTTTCCGAGCTTCAAGCAACCCTTTCTCCTGCTCAGGTCAAGCCCGTTGTTGCTCCTCCTGCTGCTGAACTCCCCAAGCCGAAGCTCAAGGTCGTGCCTGAGGTGGTGAAGGTCATCACCGGAGAGGCCAGTTGGTACGGCCCCGGTTTCTATGGCAACCGCACAGCCAATGGTGAGGTTTACAGACGCGGCACCATGACGGCGGCCCACCGCACACTTCCGTTTGGAACAAAGGTTCGCGTCACCAATCTCTGGAACGGGCGTACGGCCGTGATCCGCATCAACGATCGCGGGCCGTTCATTGATCATCGGGTCATCGACCTCGGCCATGGCGCCGCCGCTGACCTTGGTTTGACTGCCTCTGGCATCGCCCAAGTGAAGCTTGAGGTGCTGCGCTGA